The Candidatus Polarisedimenticolaceae bacterium genome has a window encoding:
- the yvcK gene encoding uridine diphosphate-N-acetylglucosamine-binding protein YvcK codes for MRSTLRVTVVGGGNGISAVLRGLARESREGRALEISAVVATADDGGSSGRIRRERGGLPVGDFRNCLLALAPDPSPLAKLFAHRYLGTGELAGHAVGNLMLAALAEQEGCHLRGLEVAGRLLGCAGRVLPATTVPLALHAELEDGSLLNGESSIGRSERSVRRVWLEPSDASAPEESVSAIREADLLVIGPGSLYTSLLSVLCVGDLARALRETAAIRVLVSNLMTQPGETSGMRLNAHLDAIDAHLGAGMVDAVLAHGPAVEPWRLAPYAAEGSEPVLEPLRSGRRERLVVAELATGSGKIRHDAARTAAAVLALAPSPKTSRAAKPSVVASTIRQEVTSR; via the coding sequence GTGAGAAGCACCCTGCGCGTCACCGTGGTCGGCGGTGGGAACGGCATTTCGGCCGTTCTCCGCGGCCTCGCCCGCGAGTCGCGCGAGGGGCGCGCCCTCGAGATCTCCGCCGTCGTCGCGACCGCGGACGACGGGGGATCGTCCGGGCGCATCCGGCGGGAGCGCGGGGGATTGCCGGTCGGAGACTTCCGGAACTGCCTTCTGGCGCTGGCGCCGGACCCCTCCCCGCTTGCGAAGCTCTTCGCCCACCGCTATCTCGGGACCGGAGAGCTCGCCGGACATGCGGTAGGAAACCTGATGCTCGCGGCGCTTGCGGAGCAGGAGGGCTGCCACCTGCGGGGCCTGGAGGTGGCGGGGCGGCTGCTCGGCTGCGCGGGGCGGGTTCTCCCGGCGACGACGGTCCCCCTCGCGCTGCATGCCGAGTTGGAGGACGGCAGCCTCCTGAACGGCGAGTCGAGCATCGGTCGTTCCGAGCGGTCCGTGCGGCGGGTCTGGCTCGAGCCGTCCGACGCCTCGGCGCCGGAGGAATCGGTGTCCGCCATCCGCGAGGCCGACCTGCTGGTGATCGGCCCCGGCAGCCTCTATACGAGCCTGCTCTCCGTGCTCTGTGTCGGCGACCTCGCCCGCGCGCTGCGTGAAACGGCGGCGATCCGCGTCCTGGTCTCCAACCTGATGACCCAGCCCGGCGAGACCTCGGGGATGCGGCTCAACGCCCACCTCGACGCCATCGACGCCCATCTCGGCGCCGGGATGGTCGACGCGGTGCTGGCCCACGGCCCTGCCGTCGAGCCGTGGCGGCTGGCGCCGTACGCCGCCGAGGGTTCCGAGCCCGTGCTCGAGCCTCTCCGATCCGGCCGGCGCGAGCGCCTGGTGGTCGCCGAACTCGCGACGGGCTCAGGGAAGATCCGTCACGACGCCGCCCGGACCGCGGCCGCCGTGTTGGCGCTCGCTCCGAGTCCGAAGACATCCCGAGCCGCGAAGCCGTCCGTCGTCGCGTCCACGATTCGTCAAGAGGTGACGTCCCGATGA
- a CDS encoding CpsD/CapB family tyrosine-protein kinase yields MKPNNPVTEGVPLASIIPRKLTEAPELVMAHRPKEAVAERYRRLRSKLEISREEAGTAAKVILVTSSVPDEGKTTTAINLALAFAEERQRSTLLVDLDLRRPSVGRYLTPPPSLGLSEMLGDGVGLDHAIIPLKPGRLHVLPAGRPASNPTELLRSAALGATIEELRRRFDWVIIDTPPCVPFSDATVLQPLVDGTLLVVRAGATARATVERALESLEAGPLLGVVLNDVVATPVDRYYYRYDDYDPYRYADDASRGTTK; encoded by the coding sequence GTGAAGCCGAACAACCCCGTCACCGAAGGCGTGCCGCTGGCCTCGATCATCCCGAGGAAACTGACGGAGGCCCCGGAGCTCGTCATGGCCCATCGGCCGAAGGAAGCGGTCGCAGAGCGCTACCGTCGTCTCCGGTCGAAGCTCGAGATCAGCCGGGAAGAGGCGGGGACCGCGGCGAAGGTCATCCTCGTGACGAGTTCGGTGCCCGACGAGGGCAAGACCACGACGGCGATCAACCTCGCGCTCGCGTTCGCCGAGGAACGCCAGCGCTCGACGTTGCTCGTCGACCTCGACCTTCGCCGTCCATCGGTCGGCCGGTACCTGACGCCGCCGCCGAGCCTGGGGCTGAGCGAGATGCTCGGCGACGGCGTGGGGCTCGACCACGCGATCATCCCGCTCAAGCCGGGCCGCCTGCACGTGTTGCCGGCCGGCCGGCCGGCCTCGAACCCGACCGAGCTGCTGCGTTCGGCGGCGCTCGGCGCGACGATCGAGGAGCTGAGGCGCCGGTTCGACTGGGTCATCATCGACACGCCCCCGTGCGTCCCGTTCTCCGACGCCACCGTCCTGCAGCCGCTCGTCGACGGCACGCTGCTCGTCGTGCGGGCGGGGGCCACCGCCAGGGCGACGGTCGAGCGTGCGCTGGAGTCCCTCGAGGCGGGCCCCTTGCTCGGCGTCGTGCTGAACGACGTCGTGGCGACGCCGGTCGATCGTTACTACTACCGCTACGACGACTACGACCCGTATCGCTACGCGGACGACGCGTCACGAGGCACCACGAAGTGA
- a CDS encoding GNVR domain-containing protein translates to MSGLPIKTLLDAAWRRKWWILVPPIVGLLVSTVLLQRAPKVYRAATTVLVVPQRVPETFVRTTVTAGLVERLSSIQVQILGPSYLDRVLKDLRIVGANATDEEVERARAHLRANVQVTPDTRRGTYFQIAVKNSDPKIAAAAANMLADLFIAQNSLLRTEQASTTRAQTEKWLAEKKKQLDDIDARLATYRREHYGELPDQQATNLQLIAVAQQRLTQIDDGIRNREARIAMLQSQLQTMESINAAAGLPTTGVDPNLQRLALLEQELTQLKLRYADVHPDVRAKAAQLEEFKKTLASSGGAAADAEGGAGGNLASAPIRAELRQLNTEITRLHGEREQVNARIDQITGRVRNTPLREQELSQLTRDYNNLQQEYQTLLRNRDEATRAEQLEAANQSEHFRVQDRAGVPSVPFSPQPLQLILMGLLGGLAVGVGIAFGLEQFDQSMRTEEAFRSAFPDVPLLGTVPNLLAETKPTPGRRTKLRKSAAVLIAIGVAGLAAAGWL, encoded by the coding sequence CAAGACCTTGCTCGACGCCGCGTGGCGGCGGAAGTGGTGGATCCTGGTTCCGCCGATCGTCGGGCTGCTCGTGTCGACCGTGCTGCTCCAGCGGGCGCCCAAGGTCTACCGCGCCGCGACGACCGTGCTCGTCGTACCCCAGCGGGTCCCGGAGACGTTCGTGCGTACGACGGTCACCGCGGGCCTGGTCGAGCGTCTCTCGAGCATCCAGGTGCAGATTCTCGGCCCGAGTTACCTCGATCGTGTGCTGAAGGACCTCCGGATCGTCGGGGCGAATGCCACCGACGAGGAGGTCGAGCGGGCTCGGGCGCATTTGCGCGCAAACGTCCAGGTCACCCCCGACACGCGTCGCGGAACCTATTTCCAGATCGCGGTCAAGAACTCGGATCCGAAGATCGCGGCCGCCGCGGCCAACATGCTCGCGGACCTGTTCATCGCCCAGAACAGCCTCCTTCGGACGGAGCAGGCGTCCACGACCCGCGCGCAAACCGAGAAGTGGCTGGCCGAGAAGAAGAAACAGCTCGACGACATCGACGCTCGCCTCGCCACGTACCGGCGCGAGCATTACGGGGAGCTCCCCGACCAGCAGGCCACGAACCTCCAACTGATCGCCGTGGCGCAGCAGCGCCTGACCCAGATCGATGACGGGATCCGGAACCGAGAGGCGCGGATCGCCATGCTCCAGTCCCAGCTGCAGACGATGGAGTCGATCAACGCGGCCGCGGGGCTCCCCACCACCGGCGTCGATCCGAACCTGCAGCGCCTGGCACTGCTGGAGCAAGAGCTCACGCAACTCAAGCTCCGCTACGCGGACGTTCACCCGGATGTCCGTGCGAAAGCGGCCCAGCTCGAGGAGTTCAAGAAGACGCTCGCATCGTCGGGAGGGGCGGCGGCCGACGCCGAAGGCGGCGCGGGCGGCAACCTCGCTTCCGCGCCGATTCGCGCGGAGCTTCGTCAACTGAACACGGAGATCACGCGCCTGCACGGCGAGCGCGAGCAGGTCAACGCGCGCATCGATCAGATCACCGGGCGGGTCCGCAACACTCCGCTGCGCGAACAGGAGTTGTCGCAGCTGACGCGCGATTACAACAACCTGCAGCAGGAGTACCAGACCCTGCTGCGCAACCGGGACGAGGCCACGCGTGCGGAGCAGCTCGAGGCGGCCAACCAGTCGGAGCACTTCCGCGTGCAGGACCGCGCCGGCGTGCCCAGCGTTCCCTTCAGCCCCCAGCCGCTGCAGCTGATCCTGATGGGGCTTCTCGGCGGACTGGCCGTCGGCGTCGGGATCGCGTTCGGGCTGGAGCAGTTCGACCAGTCCATGCGTACCGAGGAGGCGTTCCGGAGCGCGTTCCCCGACGTGCCGCTGCTCGGGACCGTTCCCAACCTCCTGGCCGAGACCAAACCCACGCCGGGCCGGCGTACGAAGCTCCGGAAGAGCGCCGCCGTCCTGATCGCGATCGGCGTTGCGGGACTCGCCGCCGCCGGTTGGCTCTGA